The following are encoded together in the Montipora foliosa isolate CH-2021 chromosome 12, ASM3666993v2, whole genome shotgun sequence genome:
- the LOC137980370 gene encoding CUB domain-containing protein 2-like gives MAERQCASLMTSLKWGFVVLLLKVVQVSSKPSYHSNNKQPSCDFFKTDSDGEILSPNYPNQYPANKECSWTIRLPMFQKIILVFEVFNLQPVSASEIYAIGCKSDHIEVFDGSNFVGKYCAGNIPPRQITTTSSTLRVVFKSDNRTTQSFQGSFRAMYAACGGYYTDTTGNFASPAYPSRFPADVQCRWKIRVPPDYVIQVKFNDFKMDGKYPCSVDYVKVLDGLNATNSELGHFCSTRPPQKSLITSTGNTMSLEFKSYKESNSRGFQAHFLRMPHCTGFLESDYGRFSSPGYPGSRKLDKECTWLIKVSEGKTISLLFESFDVDSEVSTFSTPGYCSGDYVEVFDGTGDNGNLLGRFCTINSKPVGTVRSTGHQMFVRLKTSFNNKGKGFLASYYGMDPNNYLNYCDVFDNKLLFTCKSGKKILCQLQCDGTNDCPDASDERHCKNTASPTSQKSSDVHNYVIVILSITGSALSIICLVFIVDKLRGKTATVSGRPMTRQRRSRLRIFTANATHLTEEPSSPPPPYEFIGSRNVGDAFEVSIRQPHLTVLSPPSNLGEMDRAAYGTQNDRHNQTLNQASVVGSGNQSNTSTVTTHEMSAQLTLQEISQTVNTREEPEDSVSIYESTGIISRSESISSFNDTTPLIRSGSEIGP, from the coding sequence ATGGCAGAAAGGCAATGTGCGTCTCTTATGACTTCCTTAAAGTGGGGTTTTGTAGTCCTTTTATTGAAAGTGGTGCAAGTTTCGTCAAAACCAAGTTACCACTCGAATAATAAGCAACCAAGCTGTGACTTTTTCAAGACTGACTCAGATGGAGAAATTTTGAGTCCGAACTATCCAAATCAATACCCGGCAAACAAGGAGTGCTCGTGGACAATAAGGTTACCCATGTTTCAGAAAATAATCcttgtttttgaagtttttaaCCTTCAACCGGTCTCTGCGTCTGAAATTTATGCGATTGGTTGCAAAAGTGATCATATTGAAGTGTTCGATGGCTCAAACTTTGTCGGCAAATATTGCGCTGGGAATATCCCCCCAAGACAGATAACAACTACCAGCAGTACGCTACGTGTTGTATTCAAGTCGGACAATCGAACCACTCAAAGCTTTCAAGGTAGTTTTCGTGCCATGTATGCCGCTTGTGGAGGCTATTACACTGATACTACAGGAAATTTTGCCAGTCCAGCTTATCCCTCTAGATTTCCCGCAGATGTTCAATGCCGATGGAAAATAAGGGTACCACCTGATTATGTGATCCAGGTAAAATTTAACGATTTCAAGATGGATGGCAAATACCCTTGTAGTGTGGACTACGTCAAAGTTCTGGATGGTTTAAACGCAACTAACAGTGAACTAGGACATTTCTGTTCAACCAGACCACCCCAAAAATCTCTGATAACGTCAACTGGAAATACTATGTCTCTTGAATTCAAATCGTACAAAGAGAGTAACTCCCGAGGATTTCAAGCTCATTTCTTACGAATGCCTCATTGTACTGGATTCCTGGAAAGTGATTACGGACGGTTTTCATCACCAGGTTACCCAGGATCACGTAAATTGGACAAGGAGTGTACGTGGCTTATAAAGGTCTCTGAGGGAAAGACAATTTCCTTGCTGTTTGAATCATTTGATGTTGATTCTGaagtatcaacattttcaactccTGGATATTGCAGTGGTGATTATGTGGAAGTATTTGATGGTACAGGCGACAATGGTAATTTGCTGGGACGATTCTGTACAATCAACAGTAAACCAGTTGGCACAGTAAGATCAACTGGTCATCAGATGTTCGTGAGGCTGAAAACCAGCTTTAACAACAAGGGAAAAGGTTTCTTAGCTAGCTACTATGGCATGGATCCAAACAACTATTTAAATTACTGTGATGTTTTTGATAATAAGTTACTGTTTACTTGCAAGAGTGGCAAGAAAATTCTGTGTCAGCTACAATGTGATGGTACCAATGACTGTCCAGATGCATCGGATGAGCGCCATTGCAAGAATACTGCAAGTCCAACTTCTCAGAAAAGCAGCGATGTGCATAACTATGTTATAGTCATTCTTTCTATCACTGGCTCTGCCCTATCAATTATATGTCTTGTTTTTATTGTGGACAAGCTAAGAGGAAAAACAGCTACAGTGTCTGGAAGGCCCATGACCAGGCAAAGAAGATCCCGTCTTAGGATCTTCACTGCAAACGCCACACACTTAACTGAAGAAccatcatcacctccaccaccGTATGAATTTATTGGCAGCAGAAATGTGGGTGATGCTTTTGAAGTTTCAATCAGGCAGCCTCATCTCACTGTCCTGAGTCCTCCTTCAAACTTGGGAGAAATGGATCGTGCAGCATATGGAACTCAAAATGACAGACACAACCAAACTCTGAACCAAGCTTCGGTAGTGGGGTCTGGGAATCAAAGTAATACCTCAACTGTCACAACACATGAAATGTCAGCTCAACTAACTCTGCAGGAAATCTCACAGACTGTGAACACGAGAGAAGAACCAGAGGACTCTGTCTCCATTTATGAAAGTACAGGCATCATTTCACGTTCAGAATCTATCAGCTCCTTTAATGACACTACACCTCTTATCAGGTCTGGAAGTGAGATTGGACCATGA